In the Deltaproteobacteria bacterium genome, CATCGACATGGACTCCTTCTACGTCTCCGTGGAACGGGTCCTGGACCCGTCTCTGGAAGGCAAGCCGGTGATGGTCGGAGGCGCCGGCCGCGGGGTGGTGACTTCGGCGTCCTACGAGGCGCGCCAGTACGGAGTGCGCTCCGCCATGCCCGGCTTCCAGGCACGCCGGCTCTGCCCCGACGGCATCTTCGTGCCCGGCCGGCGCGGGGTCTACAGCGAGTTTTCCAAGAAGGTGTTCGACCTGCTGCGCTCGTTCTCGCCGGACGTGCGCGCGTACTCCATCGACGAGGGGCTCGTCAATCTCACCGGTACCGAGAAGCTGATGGGCCATCCCGTGGGCACGGCGCACGAGATCATCGGGCGCATCCGGCAGGAGCTGGGGCTGCCGTCGTCCGGCGGCCTCGCCACGCACCCGACCCTGGCCAAGATCGCCGCCACCGCCGTGAAGCCCCGCGGCCTGCTCTACGTGCCGCCCGGCTCCGAGGAGCGTTTCCTGGGGCCGCTGGACGTGTCGGTCATCCCCGGCGTCGGCCCCAAGACGCACCGCGAACTGGTGAGCCGCGGCGTCGCCACGGTGGCCCAGCTTCTTGCCCATCCCCGCCTGGGCAAGCGCTACCTGAACCTGGAGCGGGGGGGCGACGCCCATCACGCACACGAGCACTCGATCGGAAGCGAGACCACGCTGTGGCAGCCGCTCACGGAGCCCGCGGCCATGGAGCAGGTGCTGGGCGGGCTCGTGGGCGATGTGGCCGCCAGACTGCGCCGCCAGAGCAGCCGCGCCCGGCGCATCACCGTCAAGATCCGCTATTCCGACTTCAAGACCATCACCCGGTCGCGCACCCTGAAGGCGCCCACCTGCTTCGACGTGGACATCCTCAAGGTGGCCTGTGAGTTGCTCGCGGGGAACCTCACGCCGGGCAGACCCGTACGCCTCCTCGGCATCAGCACGAGCGGCATCACCACCGAAGGCTGGCAGGACTCGATCTTCGACTACCGCGAGCGCGCCTCCATGGACAAGCTCTACAAGGGGATCGACACACTACAGGACAAGTACGGCAAGGGGACCGTAACGCTGGGGGCGGGGAAGCGCCGCTCGGATTAGCCTCTTGCGATCTTCCGTCATTCCCGCGGAACAGGCTGTGTCAGAACTCCGCTCGGGCAAGAAAGGACACCCACGCCCGAAACGTCATTCCCGCGGAAGCGGGAATCCAGGGGTGGAGAGGAACCGATAGAGCAACCATGACCGACACATCATCACAACACCCGTTCCTCGCCGCCTGCCGGCGCGTCAAGACCCCCTACACTCCCGTGTGGCTCATGCGCCAAGCCGGACGTTACATGAAGGAGTACCGCGACGTAAGGGCCAAGGTCGGCTTCCTGGAACTCTGCAAGACGCCCGACCTCGTCGCCGAAGTGACGGTGACGCCGGTGGAGCGTCTCGACGTGGACGCCGCCATCCTGTTCGCCGATATCCTCCTGCTGTTGGAGCCCATGGGCGTCGGGCTGGAGTACGCCACCGGCGGACCGGTGATCGAGCGGCCGGTGAGGACCGGCGCGGACCTCGACGCGCTGCGCGACCCGGTCCCCGAGGAGTCCCTGGCCTACGTCTACGCCGCCGTCCGCAGCACCCGTGTCGCGCTGGCCGGGCGCGTGCCCCTGATCGGCTTCTGCGGCGCCCCGTTCACGCTGGCCTCGTACCTGATCGAAGGGGGTGCCTCGCGCAACTACATCCACACCAAGCGGCTGTTCCAGACCGACCCCGGCGCCTGGAGAGCGCTCATGGACCGGCTCGTGGACGCCACCGTGTCCTACGTCAACGCCCAGATCGAGGCCGGCATCGAGGCCCTCCAGGTGTTCGATAGCTGGGTGGGCTGCATGGCGCCCGGCGACTACCGGGAATACGTGCTGCCGCACATGCGCCGGCTGATGGCGGCGGTCACCCCCGGCGTCCCGGTCATCCACTTCGGCACCGCCACCAGTGGCCTATTGGAGCTCATGCGCGAGGCCGGCAGCGACGTGATGGGCGTGGACTGGCGCGTGGACCTGGACGAGGCCTGGAGCCGCGTGGGCCACGACGTCGCCATCCAGGGCAACCTCGACCCGGTAGCCCTGTTCGGCCCCCCCGCCGAGATCCGTCGCCGCGTCAAGGACATCCTCCAACGCGCCGAAGGCCGCCCCGGCCACATCTTCAACCTCGGCCACGGCATACTGCCGGAGACCCCGGTGGACCACGTCCGGGCCATGGTGGACGCAGTGCACGAGCTCAGCGGATAGAGCCAAAACTGTAATCGATTCGGTTGACTTCGCCGCTGAACCCAAGATCTGACCCGCGAATGCGCCGGAAATGAGCAAGCACGTCATCGTCATCGGCGGAGGCATATCGGGTCTGGCCGCCGCGCACCGGCTGACGGAATTGAGCCGCGCCGGCCCGTTGGAACTGAAGGTCACGCTGCTGGAGGCGTCCGACCGGCTCGGCGGCGTCATTGCCACCGAGCATACAGACGATCTTCTCCTGGAACTCGGCCCCGATTCCTACATCACCGACAAGCCCGCCGCATTGCGCCTCTGTGAGCGTCTGGGCCTCACCGACCGCCTCATCGCACCGCAACACGCGGACGGGCTGAAGCTCTACACCGTCCACCGCGGCCGTCTGGAGCCACTCCCGGAAGGGTTCCTGCTGATGGCCCCGACCCGCGTGGGCTCGGTGCTGCGCAGCCCGCTGTTCTCCTGGGGCGGCAAGCTGCGCATGGGGCTGGAGCCCCTCATCCCCAGGCGCTCGGGCGACGGCGACGAGAGCCTCGCATCGTTCGTGCGCCGCCGGCTGGGCCGGGAAGTCCTGGAGCGTGTCGCGCAGCCCCTCATCGGCGGCATCTACGCCTCGGACCCCGAGCACCTCAGCCTCGCCGCCACCATGCCCCGGTTCCCGGAAATGGAGCGCAACCACGGCAGCGTCATTCTCGGGAGCCGCCAAGCGCAGAAACGCCGCGCACAGTCCACCAGCGAGACCGGCGCCCGCTGGAGCCTGTTCGTCAGCATCGACGGCGGCATGGAAGTGCTGGTGCGCAGCATCGAGGAAGCCCTCGGCCCCGGGGTGGTGCGGCTTGGGGAGGCGGTCCGGGAGCTGTCCTGGGACGCGGCCGCAGGCCGCTGGCGCGTCGCCACCGAGCGGGCCGGTTCGGATCAAAGTTCCAGCGGACTGGAAGCCGACGCCGTCATCTGCACCCTGCCGGCAGGTATCGCCGCGAAAACCCTGACAGCACTGGACCCCGAGTTGGCCAAGGAGCTCAACGCGATTCCCTTCTCGTCCACCGCCACTGTCAACCTCGCATACCGCCGCGACGATATCGCCCATCCCCTGGACGGCTACGGCTTCGTGGTCCCTCATGTGGAGGAGCGGAAGATCATGGCCTGCACGTTCAGCAGCGTGAAGTACGCTGGCCGTGCTCCGGAAGACGTCGCCCTGTTGCGCTGCTTCGTCGGTAGCGCCCTGCAACCCCACCTGCTCGACCAGTCGGACGAATCAATGGAGGCCCAGGTGCACGACGACCTGACCGCCCTCCTCGGAATGTCCAGCGAACCAATTCTCCGCCGCACCACCCGCTATCCGGACTGCATGCCCCAGTACAACGTCGGCCACTTGGCACGCGTGGAGAGAATCGACAGCAAACTTAGGCACTTTCCCACCCTCGCCCTCGCCGGCAAGAGCTATCGGGGCGTCGGCATTGCCGACTGCATTACGAGCGGCGAAACGGCAGCGGTGACGATTGTGGAGAAGCTTCCACACGAGGCGTGATCAAGGACTTCCCTCGACATTTCCGTACCCAAGATGTCACTTTGGCGTTGCCGTTTTCTTCGACAAGAGAATTTTTGCCAAAAATTCCATTGCCAAACCGCGGTTTCCATCCAGGGGGAGGGATGCCGCGACGCCACTGCTGATACGGGATGCAGTCCGTGGAATCAGCCGTCACCGATCCTCTGCCTGCTCAACGTCGGTTCATACAGCATCTGAATCACCACCCCATCCGGGTCCGCGCAGTAGAACGAGGCGCTGCCGTCGCGGTGGCGCTTGAACGGCTTGATGATGGTGACCTGCTGGGCGCGGAACTCGGCTTCCAGTTCCTGGACACGGTCGATGTCGGAGACGATGAAGCCCAGATGGTCCAGGGAGGAGGTGGCGGCGTTGGGGGCGCGACCTTCGGGGCTTTCGTGGAGGGCGAGGTTGTCGGGGCCGGAGCTCAGGTAGGCGTTCTGGGGATCGGGCTGCCAGACGACCTCCATGCCCAGGACGTTCTGGTAAAAGATTTTGGAGCGTTCCACGTCCTTGACGTTGAGGGCGATGTGGCGCATTCCCATGAGGCCGCTGAGCGCCTTGGGCATGGTTTCGTCCTTGCTGGAGTTGGTACGAGGCCGGCGCGTGGCCGGCCTCGCTTGTGGAACTTAGTCGGACGGCGCCTTAGCTGCCGAGGGCGTCCTGGATGGCGCGGGCGGTGTTGAGCCGGGCCAGGTGGGCGCGGAACTCGCCGGACGCGTGGATGTCGTCGAGAGCGTCGACGCCGTCGGCCACCCCCGCCGCGGCCGCGGTGATGTTGTCGGCGCTCAGCGCCTTGCCCTTGAGCTGGTCCTCCACCGCGGTGGCGCGGAAGGGCGCACCGCCGAGGCCGGTGACACCGATGCCGATGTCGGTGCAGGTGTCGCCGTCGGTCCGCAGGCACACGGCGATGCCGACGATGGCGAAGCCCGAGGCCTTCTGCTTGACCTTGCGATAGGCGGCGCGGGTGCCGGCGGCGGCCGCGGGGACGCTCACCCCGGTCAGGATCTCGTTGGCCTCGATGGCGCTGGTCAGGGGGCCGAGGAAGAAGTCCCCGGCGGCCACCGAGCGAGAGCCGCCGCTGCTCGTCAGCGTCACCTCGGCGCCCGCGGCCAACAGCGCCGCGGGCCAGTCCGCGGCCGGGTCCGCGTGGACCACGCTGCCGCCGATGGTGCCGCGGTTGCGCACCTGGGGGTCGCCGATGCTGCCGGCCACCTTGGCCAGCAGCGCGCAGTTCTCGTTGACCTCGCTCGACGTCTCCACCTGGTGATGGGTCACCAGCGCGCCGATGTGCAGCGTGCCGCCGTCCACCTGGATCCGCCGCAGGGAGTCTAGCCGCTTGAGGTCGATGACCACTCCTGGCTGGGCCAGCCTGAGCTTCATCATCGGCAACAGGCTGTGTCCCCCGGCCATCACCTTGGCGTTGTCGCCGGCCTCCGCCAGACTGGCGGCCGCGGCCTCGAGGCTGTCCGGAACGATATAGTCGAAGGCTGCTGGTATCATGATCGGCTCTCGCTATCTTCTCGTTTCGTAACGTGTCACTTGTTGCCGCCCTGGCACAGGCGCCAGATCTTCTCGGGCTTTAGCGGCATGTCGATGTGGGTGACCCCGAACGGGGCCAGCGCATCCACCACGGCGTTGACGATGGAGGGCGTGGAGCCGATGGTACCGGCCTCGCCCACTCCCTTGACCCCCATGGGGTTCACCGGCGACGGGGTCTCCGTGCGGTCGAACTCCAGTTGCGGCAGGTCTTCGGCCCGGGCCACGGCGTAATCCATCAGGCTGCCGGTGACGAGCTGGCCGTCCTCGTCGTAGACCACCTCTTCCAGGAGCGCCTGTCCCAGCCCCTGGGCGATGCCGCCCTGCACCTGGCCGTCGACGATCATCGGGTTGATGACCTTGCCGCAGTCGTCCACCGCCACGTATTTCTTGATCTCGATCTCGCCGCTCTGGGTGTCCACCTCCACAACGCAGATGTGCGTGCCGAAGGGGAACGTGAAGTTCGACGGCTCGAACACCGAGGTGGCCTGAAGCCCCGGCTCCATGCCGGCCGGCAGCTTGGTGGCCACGTGGGCCTGGAGGGCGACCTCCTGGATGGTGATGCCCTTGTCGGGCACGCCCTTGACCGTGAACTTGCCGTCCTCGAACTCCAGGTCGTCGGTGCTGCACTCCAGCACGTTGGCGGCGATGGCCTCGGCCTTCTCCCGCACCTTCTGGGTCGCCATGTACACCGCGGTGCCGCCCACGGAGATGCCGCGGCTGCCGAAGGTGCCGATGCCGTTGGGCACCACGGCGGTGTCGCCGTGCAGTACGGCCACGTCCTCGATGGGGACGCCGAGATCGTCGGAGACGATCTGCGCGAAGGTGGTCTCCTCACCCTGGCCGTGGGGCGAGACGCCCGTCAGCACGGTGGCCTTGCCGGTGAAGTCCATGCGCACGGTGCCGCTCTCCCAGCCGCCCGCCGGCAGCGCCGCGGAAGGACCCATGGCGCAGATCTCCACGTAGGTGGAGAAGCCGATGCCCATGTAGCGGCCTTCCGCCCGGAGCCGCTGCTGCTCGGCGCGGAGGTCCTGGTAGCCCACCATCTCCAGCGCCCGGTCCAGCGCCGCCTGGTAGTTGCCGCTGTCGTAGGCGAGCCCGGTGGCCACCTGCAGCGGGAAGTCGGCAGGCTGCGCGAAGTTCTTGCGGCGCAGCTCCACGGGGTCCATGTCCAACTCGCGCGCGATGAGGTCCATGGTGCGCTCGATCACCAGGGTGGCTTCCGGCCGGCCGGCGCCGCGGTAGGCGTCGGTGGCGACCTTGTTGGTGAAGCCGCCGGTGGACGTGAACTTCAGGGTGGGGATCTTGTAGGAGCCGCTGATCATCAGGCCGGTGAGCGGCGGCATCCCCGGCGTGAGTAGCTGGTGGTAGGCGCCGGTGTCCAGCAGGCTGTCGTAGGTGACGCCCAGGATGGTGCCGTCCTTCTTCACGGCGGCTTCCACGGTGCCCACCTGTCCGCGTCCGTGGATCGTCGCCTGGATGTTCTCGCGCCGTCCCTCGATCCACTTCACCGTGCCCTTGAGCTTCATGGCCAGGTGGGCGAGCAGACCCTCTTCCCGGTAGACGTTGAGCTTGCAGCCGAAGCCGCCGCCCACCTCCGGGGCGATGATGCGGATGCGGTGTTCCGGGAAGTTGAGCATCAGCGCCAGCATGGCCCGGAGGAGATGCGGGATCTGGGTCGAGCTCCAGACGGTCAACTCGTCCTCGCCCGGGAAGTAGCGCGCCACCACGCCGCGGGTCTCCACCGGGATCGGCGCCAGCCGCTGGTGGATGAACTTCTGCTTGACGATGACGTCCGCCTCGGCGCGGGCCTTGTCCATGTCCCCGGTGCCGCACTCGAAGGTGAAGGCCTGGTTGCTGTCCCACTGGGAATGGACCAGAGGCGAACCCGGCTCCAGGGCCTTCTCCAGGTCCGAGACCGCCGGCAGCGGCTCGTAGTCCACCTCGATGAGGTCGAGGGCGTCCCGGGCCGTGTACGAGTCGCCGGCCACCGCCACGGCCACCGGCTCCCCGACGTAGCGTACCTCGCCCTGGGCCAGCACCGGGTGCGGCGGCGTGCGCAGCGTCGGATTGGCCGCCGCGCAGGGCACCGAGCCCACGCTGTCGCCGATGTCCGCCCCGGTGACGACGGTGACGACGCCGGGCAACGCCTGGGCCGCGTCCGTGTTGATGCCGTTGATGCGGGCGTGGGCGTGGGGGCTCCGCAGGATGGCCGCGTGCATCACGTCGGCCATGCGGAGATCGTCCACGTAGTGCGACAGCCCCTGCACCAAGCGGGGGTCCTCGCGCCGCTTTACCTTGGTTCCTACGAGCTTGCTTACAGGCATGGCTTATGTCCCAGCTTTCATTTGTTCGGCGGCCTGCTGCACCGCGTCGACGATGTGCTTGTACCCGGTGCACCGGCAGATGTTGCCTTCGAGGCCGCGGCGGATCTCCTCCTCCGACGGGCTCGGCTTCTCCTGCAGGAGCTGCCGCGTGGCCATGATCATGCCCGGCGTGCAGAAGCCGCACTGTAGCCCGTGGCAGTCCCAGAACGCCTCCTGTATCGGATGAAGCCCTTCGTCGGTGGCGAGCGATTCGATGGTCCGGACGTCGCAGCCGTCCGCCTGAACCGCCAGCAGGGTACAGGACTTCACCGCCGCGCCGTCCACCATGACGGTGCAGGCGCCGCACAGGCTCGTCTCGCAACCGATGTGGGTCCCCGTGAGACCCAGCACGTCCCGCAGGTAGTGCACCAGCAACAGGCGCGGCTGGACTTCGTCCGTCCGGCTGACGCCGTTGACTCGAACCTGAATCTTGGTTGTGTTGCTCATGGTCCTCCGTCCTCAGTGGACCGCGAATATACTATTCCGCCAAACCGCAGGTCAACAAGAAATGGGCCTTGGCCGGCCGTCCTTGACGATTCGCCAACGCATGTGACAGATTCCTCGCGGCTGAACACGAACCAAAGACCGGAGGACAAACATGAAGGTATTCATCACCGGGGCCGGCATGCTCGGATGCCACACGGCCAGGGAACTGGTGCGGGCGCGCCACTCGGTCCACATCTACGACCTGAACCCGGACCCCGCCTACGTAGCGGCCATCGCCGGCAAGCAAAGGGTGACCACGGTGCGCGGCGACCTCCTGGACCTGCCCAACCTGATGCGGGCGCTGGCGCGGGCCAAGCCGGACGTGGTGGTGCACACCGCCGGGCTCATCGGCGGCCAGGTGGAGAACCCGCCCTACCGCGGTTTCCACACCAACACCGTGGGGTCGGTGAACGTGTTCGAGGCCTGCCAGCTCGCCGGGGTCAAGCGGCTGGTGCACGTCAGCACCTTCGGGGTCTACGACTGGGCCAACATCCGCAAAGGGCCTGTCACGGAGGCCGCCCCGCGCTGGGGCAACCGCTTCTACCCCTCCACCAAGGTCGCCAACGAGGTCATGCTGGACGCCTACGAGAACTACTACGGCACGGAGTGCGTGCGCATCCGGCCCAGCGGCGTGTACGGCCCCGGCCACTACCGCGGCGGCTCCGGCGGCGGCATCGCCATGAACGATCTGGTGCGCGCGTGCGTGGGTGAGGGACCCGTGGTGCTCGAGAAGCGGCACGTGGGACCCAACGACTTCATCTACGCCGCGGACGTGGGCCGCGGCATCGCCCTGGCGTGCGCCGCCAAGGGCGCGTCCGGCAAGGCCTTCAACATCGCCGTCGGAACGAACTACGGCCCGAAGGATTTCGTCAAGGCGCTGCGCAAGCTTTTACCGGGCCGGAGCGTGGAACTGGCCGAGGGGGCGGACCAAGGGACGGGACGCCCACGGGTAGACATATCCGCCGCGAAAGCGATCCTCGGCTACGAGCCGCAATACACGCTGGAGAAGGGGCTCGCGGACTACATGGAGGTGGTGGGGCGCCACGGCTTCTGGCATTGAGGCCGTGACGGGGTAGCCAACCTCGTCTACGCCGGCCTTCCCGCGCGGGCGGCAAAGTCCCGGAGGATGCGGTCGACGTCGACGCCCAACTCGCGTCCCTCGCGGATGACGCCTTCCTTCTGGCTGCTCCAGCTCTGGACGAACATGTTCTCCAGGAACTCGCGGTTGGCGGGGTCCTCGGCGAAGCGCGCGAGCTTCTCCATCACCATGTCCTCGTGCCCTTCCTCGTCGTCCACGATGTCCTTGGCGAGTTGCCGCACCTCCGGGTCCGGCGTGGTGTCGCGCATGTGCTCCATGAACACCACCGCGGACTTCTCGGCGATGTTGCAGAGGCGGAACGCGCGCACGTCGCCGGTGAGGAACTGGCTGAAGTAGCCGTCGTACGCCGCCACGGGCGCGTTGTCCTCGGCGCCCCGGCCGTCGAGGTAGTCCTTGATCAGCGCATGGTGCTTGTACTCGTCCGCCGCCTGCTCCGCCACGTGGGCGCGCTCGTAGGGCTCCAACTCGTCGTACTGCAAGAGCGCCTTGGTGAACGCCACCGCGTGGGCCAGCTCCTTCTTGGCCTGGCGCTGCATCAGCGCAACGAATTCCGGCGAGCGCGGATCCAGCTCGGCCAGCGCCTTGCGGATGGCGATGACGGGCCCTTCCAGCTCATCGTGGTAGCGGCTCCACAGCGATTCGACGAATTCC is a window encoding:
- a CDS encoding xanthine dehydrogenase family protein subunit M, which codes for MIPAAFDYIVPDSLEAAAASLAEAGDNAKVMAGGHSLLPMMKLRLAQPGVVIDLKRLDSLRRIQVDGGTLHIGALVTHHQVETSSEVNENCALLAKVAGSIGDPQVRNRGTIGGSVVHADPAADWPAALLAAGAEVTLTSSGGSRSVAAGDFFLGPLTSAIEANEILTGVSVPAAAAGTRAAYRKVKQKASGFAIVGIAVCLRTDGDTCTDIGIGVTGLGGAPFRATAVEDQLKGKALSADNITAAAAGVADGVDALDDIHASGEFRAHLARLNTARAIQDALGS
- a CDS encoding VOC family protein; this encodes MPKALSGLMGMRHIALNVKDVERSKIFYQNVLGMEVVWQPDPQNAYLSSGPDNLALHESPEGRAPNAATSSLDHLGFIVSDIDRVQELEAEFRAQQVTIIKPFKRHRDGSASFYCADPDGVVIQMLYEPTLSRQRIGDG
- a CDS encoding (2Fe-2S)-binding protein: MSNTTKIQVRVNGVSRTDEVQPRLLLVHYLRDVLGLTGTHIGCETSLCGACTVMVDGAAVKSCTLLAVQADGCDVRTIESLATDEGLHPIQEAFWDCHGLQCGFCTPGMIMATRQLLQEKPSPSEEEIRRGLEGNICRCTGYKHIVDAVQQAAEQMKAGT
- a CDS encoding ferritin-like domain-containing protein, with the protein product MTGREFVESLWSRYHDELEGPVIAIRKALAELDPRSPEFVALMQRQAKKELAHAVAFTKALLQYDELEPYERAHVAEQAADEYKHHALIKDYLDGRGAEDNAPVAAYDGYFSQFLTGDVRAFRLCNIAEKSAVVFMEHMRDTTPDPEVRQLAKDIVDDEEGHEDMVMEKLARFAEDPANREFLENMFVQSWSSQKEGVIREGRELGVDVDRILRDFAARAGRPA
- a CDS encoding molybdopterin-dependent oxidoreductase, with translation MPVSKLVGTKVKRREDPRLVQGLSHYVDDLRMADVMHAAILRSPHAHARINGINTDAAQALPGVVTVVTGADIGDSVGSVPCAAANPTLRTPPHPVLAQGEVRYVGEPVAVAVAGDSYTARDALDLIEVDYEPLPAVSDLEKALEPGSPLVHSQWDSNQAFTFECGTGDMDKARAEADVIVKQKFIHQRLAPIPVETRGVVARYFPGEDELTVWSSTQIPHLLRAMLALMLNFPEHRIRIIAPEVGGGFGCKLNVYREEGLLAHLAMKLKGTVKWIEGRRENIQATIHGRGQVGTVEAAVKKDGTILGVTYDSLLDTGAYHQLLTPGMPPLTGLMISGSYKIPTLKFTSTGGFTNKVATDAYRGAGRPEATLVIERTMDLIARELDMDPVELRRKNFAQPADFPLQVATGLAYDSGNYQAALDRALEMVGYQDLRAEQQRLRAEGRYMGIGFSTYVEICAMGPSAALPAGGWESGTVRMDFTGKATVLTGVSPHGQGEETTFAQIVSDDLGVPIEDVAVLHGDTAVVPNGIGTFGSRGISVGGTAVYMATQKVREKAEAIAANVLECSTDDLEFEDGKFTVKGVPDKGITIQEVALQAHVATKLPAGMEPGLQATSVFEPSNFTFPFGTHICVVEVDTQSGEIEIKKYVAVDDCGKVINPMIVDGQVQGGIAQGLGQALLEEVVYDEDGQLVTGSLMDYAVARAEDLPQLEFDRTETPSPVNPMGVKGVGEAGTIGSTPSIVNAVVDALAPFGVTHIDMPLKPEKIWRLCQGGNK
- the hemG gene encoding protoporphyrinogen oxidase, with translation MSKHVIVIGGGISGLAAAHRLTELSRAGPLELKVTLLEASDRLGGVIATEHTDDLLLELGPDSYITDKPAALRLCERLGLTDRLIAPQHADGLKLYTVHRGRLEPLPEGFLLMAPTRVGSVLRSPLFSWGGKLRMGLEPLIPRRSGDGDESLASFVRRRLGREVLERVAQPLIGGIYASDPEHLSLAATMPRFPEMERNHGSVILGSRQAQKRRAQSTSETGARWSLFVSIDGGMEVLVRSIEEALGPGVVRLGEAVRELSWDAAAGRWRVATERAGSDQSSSGLEADAVICTLPAGIAAKTLTALDPELAKELNAIPFSSTATVNLAYRRDDIAHPLDGYGFVVPHVEERKIMACTFSSVKYAGRAPEDVALLRCFVGSALQPHLLDQSDESMEAQVHDDLTALLGMSSEPILRRTTRYPDCMPQYNVGHLARVERIDSKLRHFPTLALAGKSYRGVGIADCITSGETAAVTIVEKLPHEA
- a CDS encoding DNA polymerase IV yields the protein MAAYLHIDMDSFYVSVERVLDPSLEGKPVMVGGAGRGVVTSASYEARQYGVRSAMPGFQARRLCPDGIFVPGRRGVYSEFSKKVFDLLRSFSPDVRAYSIDEGLVNLTGTEKLMGHPVGTAHEIIGRIRQELGLPSSGGLATHPTLAKIAATAVKPRGLLYVPPGSEERFLGPLDVSVIPGVGPKTHRELVSRGVATVAQLLAHPRLGKRYLNLERGGDAHHAHEHSIGSETTLWQPLTEPAAMEQVLGGLVGDVAARLRRQSSRARRITVKIRYSDFKTITRSRTLKAPTCFDVDILKVACELLAGNLTPGRPVRLLGISTSGITTEGWQDSIFDYRERASMDKLYKGIDTLQDKYGKGTVTLGAGKRRSD
- the hemE gene encoding uroporphyrinogen decarboxylase, with the protein product MTDTSSQHPFLAACRRVKTPYTPVWLMRQAGRYMKEYRDVRAKVGFLELCKTPDLVAEVTVTPVERLDVDAAILFADILLLLEPMGVGLEYATGGPVIERPVRTGADLDALRDPVPEESLAYVYAAVRSTRVALAGRVPLIGFCGAPFTLASYLIEGGASRNYIHTKRLFQTDPGAWRALMDRLVDATVSYVNAQIEAGIEALQVFDSWVGCMAPGDYREYVLPHMRRLMAAVTPGVPVIHFGTATSGLLELMREAGSDVMGVDWRVDLDEAWSRVGHDVAIQGNLDPVALFGPPAEIRRRVKDILQRAEGRPGHIFNLGHGILPETPVDHVRAMVDAVHELSG
- a CDS encoding NAD(P)-dependent oxidoreductase, with amino-acid sequence MKVFITGAGMLGCHTARELVRARHSVHIYDLNPDPAYVAAIAGKQRVTTVRGDLLDLPNLMRALARAKPDVVVHTAGLIGGQVENPPYRGFHTNTVGSVNVFEACQLAGVKRLVHVSTFGVYDWANIRKGPVTEAAPRWGNRFYPSTKVANEVMLDAYENYYGTECVRIRPSGVYGPGHYRGGSGGGIAMNDLVRACVGEGPVVLEKRHVGPNDFIYAADVGRGIALACAAKGASGKAFNIAVGTNYGPKDFVKALRKLLPGRSVELAEGADQGTGRPRVDISAAKAILGYEPQYTLEKGLADYMEVVGRHGFWH